A genomic window from Labrus bergylta chromosome 7, fLabBer1.1, whole genome shotgun sequence includes:
- the LOC109996937 gene encoding zinc finger protein ZFP2-like — protein sequence MSTIQTLRAFVNQRLTAAVEEIFELLESTILNYEEEILRQHRLLKDVSQRENSDKAVSPLQKLIEIKEEQHEAKNTLNHEDPEPSHTEEEEELWSSQEGEQLQDEEEDHTTTKFTFTSVSDECEDDGGKSQSSQLYQSQTVDSRERESPTSSRSHTREKRFNCATCDKSFTQRKALVIHIRSHTGERPYSCSMCDKCFSQRKTLVVHMRSHTGERPFSCPFCEKSFSVNGTLTRHLRVHTGEKPYSCGVCGRNFSLLTRLKSHKCTGASSAK from the exons ATGTCCACAATTCAAACTCTGAGAGCGTTTGTAAACCAGCGACTGACTGCGGCTGTGGAGGAGATCTTCGAGCTTTTGGAAAGTACCATATTAAACTACGAAGAAGAAATACTCCGTCAACACAGGCTGCTGAAGGACGTTTCTCAGCGTGAAAACAGCGACAAAGCAG TTTCCCCTCTCCAAAaactgattgaaataaaagaagaacagCACGAGGCGAAGAACACTCTGAACCATGAAGACCCAGAGCCGTCACAcactgaagaggaagaggaactgTGGAGTAGTCAGGAGGGGGAGCAGCTTCAAGACGAAGAAGAGGATCATACCACCACCAAGTTCACATTCACGTCTGTCTCTGATGAGTGTGAGGATGATGGGGGGAAAAGTCAGTCTTCTCAGCTTTATCAAAGCCAAACTGtggacagcagagagagagagagtccgaCCAGCAGCAGAAGTCACACCAGGGAGAAAAGATTCAACTGTGCCACATGTGACAAAAGCTTCACTCAGAGGAAGGCATTAGTTATACACATAAGAAgccacacaggagagagaccGTACAGCTGCTCCATGTGTGACAAATGTTTCAGCCAGAGGAAGACGTTAGTCGTTCACATGAGAagtcacacaggagagagaccGTTCAGCTGCCCGTTTTGTGAAAAAAGTTTTAGTGTTAATGGAACGCTGACGAGACACCTAAGAGTTCATACCGGAGAGAAACCGTACAGCTGTGGTGTTTGTGGAAGGAACTTCAGTTTGCTGACACGTCTGAAAAGCCATAAGTGTACAGGTGCGAGCAGCGCCAAGTAA